From the Papaver somniferum cultivar HN1 chromosome 2, ASM357369v1, whole genome shotgun sequence genome, the window GTCGGGGAGGAATGTGTCGCTTAAGATTTGGACAACTgcacaggatttaccaaaaactGCTCATGCCATGAATTCTCTCAAGGCAGCTATGAAGTGGGATGAGGATGTTTTTGGTCTTGAGTATGACTTGGATCTTTTCAACATCGTGGTGGTTGCAGATTTTAACATGGGAGCCATGGAGAACAAGAGTTTGAATATTTTCAATTCAGTGCTTGTTTTGGCGTCACCTGAGACTGCTTCAGATGCAGAATATGCTAGAATTCAAGGGGTTATCGCTCACGAGTATTTCCATAACTGGACTGGAAACAGGGTAACATGTCGTGACTGGTTCCAGCTGACTTTGAAGGAAGGTCTTACCGTCTTTCGGGATCAAGAATTTTCTTCTGACATGGGAAGCCGTTCAGTTAAGAGGATAGAAGATGTTTCGTTTCTCCGTAACAATCAGTTTCCAGAGGATGCTGGTCCTATGGCTCATCCAGTACGACCACATTCCTATATTAAGATGGACAATTTCTACACCTCTACGGTTTATAGAAAGGGAGCTCAAGTTGTCAGGATGTACAAAACTTTGTTAGGAAGTGAAGGTTTCAGAAGAGGGATGGATCTTTATTTTAAGAGGCATGATGGTCAAGCTGTAACGTGTGAAGACTTTTATGCTGCAATGCGAGATGCAAATGATGCAGACTTCGCAAATTTATTGCATTGGTACTCTCAGGCAGGGACACCAACTATGAATGTTACATCATTCTACAACTCTGAAGCCAAGACGTACTCTTTGAAGTTTAGTCAACAGGTGCCTCCTACTCCAGGCCAGGCAGTAAAAGAACCAATGCTCATACCTGTGGCGGTTGGTCTGCTTGACTCAAACGGGAAGGATATGCCTCTCACATCCGTGTATCGTGATGGTATGCTTCAGGTGGTTTCTACAGATGGCCAACCAGCCTATACTACAGTTCTTAAGATAactaagaaggaagaagaatttgatTTCTCTGAAATATCTGAACGCCCAGTTCCATCTCTCTTGCGAGGATACAGCGCTCCTGTTCGCCTCACCTCCGATCTTACTGATACCGATCTCTTTTTTCTACTTGCTTATGATTCAGATGAGTTTAATCGTTGGGAGGCAGGGCAAGTATTGTCTAGAAAGTTGATGCTTAGCTTGGCTGCTGATTTCCAGCAAAACAAACCACTAGCTCTGAACGCAGACTTTGTGCATGGGTTCAGAAGCATGCTTACTGACGGTAGCTTGGATAAAGAATTCATTGCTAAGGCAATTAATCTGCCTGGGGTAGGGGAGATCACGGAAATGATGGATATTGCTGATCCTGATGCTGTTCATGCTGTCCGATCTTTCATTATGAAGCATCTTGCTTCTGAACTCAAAGCAGAATTTTTGAAAACGGTTGAAAACAACAGAAGCTCTGATCCATACATCTTCAACCACTCCAATGTATCACGACGCGCTTTAAAGAACACTGCTCTTTCCTATTTGGCTACTCTTGAGGATTCCCAGATCACAGAACTTGCTCTGAATGAGTACAAGACCGCAACGAACATGACGGACCAGTTTGCAGCTCTAACAGCCTTGGTCCAACACCCTAGCAAAACCCGTGATGATGTTCTAGCTGATTTCTACGGCAAGTGGGAACATGACTATTTGGTTGTAAATAAATGGTTTGGTCTTCAAGCCATTTCAGATATTCCTGGAAATGTCGAGAATGTGCGCAAGCTGCTAAAGCATCCTGCCTTTGACTTGCGCAATCCAAACAAGGTGCGCTCACTCGTTGGAGGATTCTGCGGGTCACCAGTTAATTTTCATGCAAAGGATGGATCAGGCTACAAATTCTTGGGGGAGATTGTACTTCAACTTGACAAACTAAACCCCCAGGGTGCCTCGCGTATGGTGTCTGCCTTGTCGAGGTGGAGGCGTTATGATGAGACTAGACAGGCGCATGCTAAGGCACAACTGGAGATGATACTGTCAACCAATGGACTTTCTGAGAATGTGTTTGAAATAGCCTCAAAAAGCTTAGCTGCTTAGTTATATGTTCGGGTTCACTCTTATCCGCAGATCCATCCGGGGTAATTAGGtctgttttctaagtttattTCTTATGCAGATTTTAGTTTAGTAAAATAGACATTCAGAAATATGATAGTAGTAAAATTGCAGTTCCAAGTTTTTTTGTTTAAAATTCTTTCTGTTTACTTATTATTTATG encodes:
- the LOC113347731 gene encoding puromycin-sensitive aminopeptidase-like; protein product: METPKEIFLKDYKKPDYYFHTVDLTFSLGEEHTIVSSSITVYQRIEGNSSAPPSLVLDGVDLKLVSIKVDGKQLQKEDYHLDARHLTISSPPSTARFSLEIVTEIQPQKNTSLEGLYKSSGNFVTHCEAEGFRKITYYQDRPDIMAKYTCRVEGDKALYPVLLSNGNLVEEGNLEGGKHYAVWEDPHKKPCYLFALVAGQLQSRDDSFVTRSGRNVSLKIWTTAQDLPKTAHAMNSLKAAMKWDEDVFGLEYDLDLFNIVVVADFNMGAMENKSLNIFNSVLVLASPETASDAEYARIQGVIAHEYFHNWTGNRVTCRDWFQLTLKEGLTVFRDQEFSSDMGSRSVKRIEDVSFLRNNQFPEDAGPMAHPVRPHSYIKMDNFYTSTVYRKGAQVVRMYKTLLGSEGFRRGMDLYFKRHDGQAVTCEDFYAAMRDANDADFANLLHWYSQAGTPTMNVTSFYNSEAKTYSLKFSQQVPPTPGQAVKEPMLIPVAVGLLDSNGKDMPLTSVYRDGMLQVVSTDGQPAYTTVLKITKKEEEFDFSEISERPVPSLLRGYSAPVRLTSDLTDTDLFFLLAYDSDEFNRWEAGQVLSRKLMLSLAADFQQNKPLALNADFVHGFRSMLTDGSLDKEFIAKAINLPGVGEITEMMDIADPDAVHAVRSFIMKHLASELKAEFLKTVENNRSSDPYIFNHSNVSRRALKNTALSYLATLEDSQITELALNEYKTATNMTDQFAALTALVQHPSKTRDDVLADFYGKWEHDYLVVNKWFGLQAISDIPGNVENVRKLLKHPAFDLRNPNKVRSLVGGFCGSPVNFHAKDGSGYKFLGEIVLQLDKLNPQGASRMVSALSRWRRYDETRQAHAKAQLEMILSTNGLSENVFEIASKSLAA